A genome region from Pseudomonas pergaminensis includes the following:
- a CDS encoding flavin-containing monooxygenase, producing the protein MTAQRDSIDIAIIGSGFAGLCMAIKLKEAGFTDFFIAEQADTLGGTWRDNHYPGCACDVQSHVYSFSFAPNPDWTRQFAPQAEIRAYLEQCATRFGLAPYLRFGMGLTRAVFDEQQQRWQLSFSDGRQVSARVLVSGMGGLSRPALPDIPGLDSFKGKRFHSQQWDHSYSLKGKRVAVIGTGASAIQFVPQIAPQVAHLDLFQRTPPWIMPKPDRPISPVERWLFKHLPFTQRLVRSAFYWALEGRVVGFALNPRLMKMVQKIALRHLHKQVARPSLRKTLTPDYTIGCKRVLISNDYYPALSRSNVEVVTERVLRIEADGVFTSDGIKHPADCLIFGTGFQATDPLPRDCIIGRGGVDLMDTWQDGAHAYKGTTVPGYPNLFLIVGPNTGLGHNSMILMIEAQVTYILDALQQMQRHRIATVDVKAAVESTYNQQLQAKLKRTIWNTGGCQSWYLDPRTGKNTTLWPGSTWRFKQVTRQFALKDYVADLLPINPPSRPVSAPHSTPEGSLS; encoded by the coding sequence ATGACTGCCCAGCGTGACTCAATCGACATCGCCATCATCGGCTCCGGCTTTGCCGGACTGTGCATGGCGATCAAGCTCAAGGAAGCCGGGTTTACCGACTTCTTCATCGCCGAGCAGGCCGACACCCTCGGCGGTACCTGGCGGGACAACCACTACCCCGGCTGCGCCTGCGATGTGCAGTCCCATGTGTATTCGTTTTCCTTTGCGCCCAACCCGGACTGGACGCGGCAGTTCGCGCCGCAAGCGGAAATCCGTGCGTACCTGGAGCAATGCGCCACGCGTTTTGGCCTGGCGCCCTACTTGCGTTTCGGTATGGGGCTTACACGTGCCGTGTTCGATGAGCAGCAGCAACGCTGGCAGTTGAGCTTCAGCGATGGCCGCCAGGTCAGTGCGCGGGTGCTGGTGTCGGGCATGGGCGGCCTGTCGCGCCCGGCTCTGCCGGATATTCCGGGCCTGGACAGTTTCAAGGGCAAGCGCTTTCACTCCCAACAGTGGGACCACAGCTACTCCCTGAAGGGTAAACGCGTGGCGGTGATCGGCACCGGCGCCAGTGCCATTCAGTTTGTGCCGCAGATTGCACCGCAGGTGGCTCATCTGGACCTGTTCCAGCGCACCCCACCGTGGATCATGCCCAAGCCCGACCGACCGATTTCTCCCGTCGAGCGCTGGCTGTTCAAGCACCTGCCCTTCACCCAGCGCCTGGTGCGCAGCGCGTTCTACTGGGCGCTGGAAGGCCGCGTGGTCGGCTTTGCCCTGAACCCGCGGCTGATGAAGATGGTACAGAAAATCGCCCTGCGCCACCTGCACAAGCAAGTGGCGCGTCCGTCCCTGCGCAAGACCCTGACCCCGGACTACACCATCGGCTGCAAGCGGGTGCTGATCTCCAATGACTACTACCCCGCCTTGTCGCGCAGCAATGTCGAGGTGGTGACCGAGCGCGTGCTGCGCATCGAAGCGGACGGTGTGTTCACCAGCGACGGCATCAAGCACCCGGCGGATTGCCTGATCTTCGGCACCGGCTTCCAGGCCACCGATCCCCTGCCCCGCGACTGCATCATCGGGCGCGGTGGCGTGGACCTGATGGACACCTGGCAAGACGGCGCCCATGCGTACAAGGGCACCACGGTGCCTGGCTATCCCAACCTGTTCCTGATCGTCGGGCCCAACACGGGCCTGGGGCACAACTCGATGATCCTGATGATTGAAGCCCAGGTGACCTACATCCTCGACGCGCTCCAGCAAATGCAACGGCATCGCATCGCCACCGTGGACGTCAAGGCCGCCGTGGAGAGCACCTACAACCAACAACTGCAAGCCAAGCTCAAGCGCACCATCTGGAACACCGGCGGTTGCCAGAGCTGGTACCTCGACCCACGCACCGGCAAGAACACCACCCTGTGGCCCGGCTCGACCTGGCGCTTCAAACAGGTGACCCGCCAGTTTGCGCTCAAGGATTACGTGGCCGACCTGCTACCGATCAATCCACCCAGCCGGCCCGTGTCGGCCCCCCACTCCACCCCGGAAGGCAGCCTGTCATGA
- a CDS encoding SDR family NAD(P)-dependent oxidoreductase, whose translation MKSFNGRVAAITGAASGMGRALAVALAREGCHLALADKNGQGLEQTLALIKSSTLAPVVITTQILDVSDRQAMEDWAARCVAEHGRVNLVFNNAGVALSSTVEGVDYADLEWIVGINFWGVVHGTKAFLPYLKASGEGHVINTSSVFGLFAQPGMSGYNATKFAVRGFTESLRQELDMQGCGVSATCVHPGGIRTDICRSSRIDANMTGFLIHSEQQARADFEKLFITDADQAAKVILHGVRKNKRRVLIGRDAYFLDLLARCLPAAYQALVVFASKRMAPKPRTPVFETNDEPRL comes from the coding sequence ATGAAGTCATTCAATGGCCGCGTAGCGGCAATTACCGGCGCGGCATCCGGCATGGGCCGCGCCCTGGCAGTGGCCCTGGCGCGGGAAGGTTGCCACCTGGCGCTCGCGGATAAAAACGGCCAGGGACTGGAGCAGACCCTGGCGCTGATCAAGTCCTCGACCCTGGCCCCCGTGGTGATCACCACCCAGATACTGGATGTTTCCGATCGCCAGGCCATGGAGGATTGGGCCGCGCGCTGCGTGGCTGAACACGGCCGGGTCAATCTGGTGTTCAACAATGCCGGGGTTGCCCTGTCGAGCACCGTCGAGGGCGTGGACTATGCCGACCTGGAATGGATCGTCGGCATCAACTTCTGGGGAGTGGTCCACGGCACCAAGGCGTTCCTGCCGTACTTGAAAGCGTCAGGCGAAGGCCACGTGATCAACACCTCCAGCGTGTTCGGCCTGTTTGCTCAACCAGGCATGAGTGGCTACAACGCCACCAAGTTTGCGGTGCGCGGCTTTACCGAATCCCTGCGCCAGGAGCTGGACATGCAGGGCTGCGGCGTGTCGGCCACCTGCGTGCACCCCGGCGGCATTCGCACCGATATCTGCCGCAGCAGCCGCATCGACGCGAACATGACCGGTTTCCTGATCCACAGCGAACAGCAGGCCCGTGCCGATTTCGAAAAGCTGTTTATTACCGACGCCGACCAGGCCGCCAAGGTGATCCTGCACGGCGTGCGCAAAAACAAGCGTCGCGTGCTGATCGGCCGCGACGCGTATTTCCTCGACCTGCTCGCCCGTTGCCTGCCGGCGGCCTATCAAGCGCTGGTGGTGTTCGCCAGCAAGCGCATGGCCCCCAAGCCGCGCACGCCGGTGTTTGAAACCAACGACGAGCCTCGCCTCTGA
- a CDS encoding alpha/beta fold hydrolase, producing the protein MAVEWVIAAAVFIGASAVLWGFSTWMTRRIEAAVPINGRFVEVEGERFHYYEEGKGPPLVMIHGLMGSSRNLTYALSGQLREQFRVITLDRPGSGYSTRHKGTAADLPAQARQVAAFIHTLGLDKPLVLGHSLGGAISLALALDHPHAVSGLVLVAPLTHPQPRLPLVFWSLAVRPSWLRRWVSYTLTVPMGLLTRRSVVKGVFAPDSAPEDFATRGGGLLGMRPDNFYAASSEIARVNDDLPDMVKRYPQLTLPISLIYGARDKVLDFRKHGQALADKVPGLKLQVVEGRGHMLPITATARVVEAVQQLAKRVRPPESAAILHPPFALANK; encoded by the coding sequence ATGGCTGTTGAATGGGTTATCGCTGCGGCTGTATTTATAGGCGCGAGCGCCGTTTTGTGGGGCTTCAGCACATGGATGACGCGGCGTATCGAGGCCGCTGTTCCGATCAATGGGCGCTTCGTGGAGGTCGAGGGCGAGCGCTTTCATTATTACGAAGAAGGCAAAGGCCCGCCGCTGGTGATGATTCACGGGCTGATGGGCAGCAGTCGCAACTTGACCTACGCCTTGTCCGGACAACTGCGTGAGCAGTTTCGCGTCATCACCCTCGACCGTCCGGGGTCGGGCTATTCCACGCGCCATAAAGGCACCGCCGCCGACCTGCCTGCCCAGGCACGGCAAGTGGCGGCCTTTATCCATACGCTGGGCCTGGATAAGCCCTTGGTGCTGGGGCATTCCCTCGGCGGCGCCATTTCCCTGGCGCTGGCGCTTGACCATCCTCACGCGGTATCGGGGCTGGTGCTGGTGGCGCCACTGACCCATCCACAACCGAGGTTGCCCCTGGTGTTCTGGTCACTGGCGGTGCGACCGTCCTGGCTGCGGCGATGGGTGTCCTACACGCTGACCGTGCCCATGGGCCTGCTGACGCGCCGCTCAGTGGTCAAGGGCGTGTTCGCCCCCGACAGTGCCCCCGAGGATTTCGCCACCCGCGGCGGCGGGCTGCTGGGCATGCGGCCCGACAACTTTTACGCCGCGTCCAGCGAGATCGCTCGGGTCAATGACGACCTGCCGGACATGGTCAAGCGCTACCCGCAACTGACGCTGCCCATCAGCTTGATCTATGGCGCGCGGGACAAGGTCCTGGATTTTCGCAAACACGGCCAGGCCCTGGCCGACAAGGTCCCGGGCCTGAAGCTGCAGGTGGTGGAAGGGCGCGGGCATATGTTGCCGATCACCGCCACCGCAAGAGTCGTAGAGGCGGTGCAGCAGTTGGCCAAGCGTGTGCGACCTCCGGAAAGCGCCGCGATTCTGCATCCACCGTTCGCCTTGGCGAACAAATAA
- a CDS encoding metal-dependent hydrolase, whose amino-acid sequence MLPIRRDIRFALPAERIKDWHEQGPFITHFFNALSLLFPQGELFFMDSVRHYRQHIDDPELKKEIQGFIGQEAMHSREHVAYNDLLQCAGLPAHTLDRRLKFILDLQKKHLPPSFNLAVTIALEHYTAMLAEILLSDPSRFGDSLKGYQQMWYWHALEETEHKAVAFDVWNRVIKPGPKRYLLRTGTMLTTTVFFWLVVFDFHLRLLIADRKAGGHVKGFWRMLKFLYGPRGVFPRMLVPWLHYFKPGFHPWDHDNRSRLAGIDGLLKDIEQTQRGY is encoded by the coding sequence ATGTTGCCGATCCGCCGTGACATCCGTTTCGCCCTGCCCGCCGAGCGCATCAAGGACTGGCATGAACAGGGTCCGTTCATTACGCATTTTTTCAATGCGCTGTCGTTGCTGTTCCCCCAGGGCGAGCTGTTTTTCATGGACAGCGTGCGCCACTACCGCCAGCACATCGACGACCCAGAACTGAAAAAAGAGATCCAGGGTTTTATCGGCCAAGAGGCCATGCACAGCCGCGAGCACGTCGCCTACAACGACCTATTGCAATGTGCAGGGCTGCCGGCGCACACCCTGGACCGACGCCTTAAATTCATCCTCGACCTGCAGAAGAAACACCTGCCGCCGTCCTTCAACCTGGCGGTGACCATCGCCCTTGAGCACTACACCGCGATGCTTGCGGAAATACTCTTGAGCGACCCGTCGCGCTTTGGCGACTCACTCAAGGGCTACCAGCAGATGTGGTACTGGCACGCCCTGGAGGAAACCGAACACAAGGCCGTCGCCTTCGATGTGTGGAACCGCGTGATCAAGCCGGGGCCCAAGCGCTACCTGCTGCGCACCGGGACCATGCTGACCACCACGGTGTTCTTCTGGCTGGTGGTGTTCGACTTCCACCTGCGCCTGCTGATAGCCGACCGCAAAGCCGGTGGGCACGTGAAGGGCTTCTGGCGCATGTTGAAGTTTCTATATGGGCCGAGGGGTGTTTTCCCACGGATGCTGGTGCCATGGCTGCACTACTTCAAGCCCGGCTTTCACCCTTGGGACCACGATAACCGTTCGCGCCTGGCCGGCATCGACGGGCTGCTCAAGGACATCGAGCAGACTCAACGCGGCTATTGA
- a CDS encoding alkane 1-monooxygenase, translated as MNQTLAAPSVWTDGKRHLWWLGIMPLATPLLSGALAITTGIQQLWWVGVLVIFGLIPLIDGLLGEDVSNPPESAVTHLESQSYYRWIVYTGVVFVISSVVITGWLAAGGIDWIIQGGLLQAAANLEPSSGLSHAASYITARTQLHGEPSWFTYLGMAMSTGAATGIAINTAHELGHKPNALEVFLAKVTLAPTFYGHFYTEHNRGHHVRVATPEDPASSRLGESFWAFLPRSVWFSARSAWNLERERLRKLGLPAWHWQNGVLSAWMYSVVLWGAMIYWLGAAVIPFLIIQGIYGFSLLEVVNYVEHYGLKRQKLPNGRYERCSPRHSWNSNRIVTNIFLFQLQRHSDHHANPTRSYQSLRHFDESPQLPYGYASMIVWAYVPYLWRRRMDHRVLNHYAGDITLTNLQPSQRLKYLEKYSNSAKPF; from the coding sequence ATGAATCAGACACTGGCAGCCCCAAGCGTATGGACCGACGGCAAGCGTCACCTGTGGTGGCTGGGCATCATGCCCCTGGCCACGCCTCTGCTCTCCGGTGCCCTGGCTATCACCACCGGTATCCAGCAACTCTGGTGGGTTGGTGTATTGGTGATCTTCGGCCTGATTCCGCTGATCGATGGCTTGCTCGGTGAAGACGTGAGCAACCCTCCTGAGTCCGCCGTCACCCACCTTGAGTCCCAGAGCTACTACCGCTGGATCGTGTACACCGGCGTAGTGTTCGTGATCTCGTCAGTGGTGATCACCGGCTGGCTCGCCGCTGGCGGTATCGACTGGATCATCCAGGGCGGCCTGTTGCAGGCTGCCGCGAACCTGGAACCGTCCAGTGGGTTGTCCCACGCCGCCAGTTACATCACCGCCCGCACCCAACTGCACGGCGAGCCGAGCTGGTTTACCTACTTGGGCATGGCCATGTCGACCGGCGCCGCCACCGGCATTGCGATCAACACGGCCCATGAGCTGGGGCACAAGCCCAACGCGCTGGAAGTATTCCTGGCCAAGGTCACCCTGGCACCGACTTTCTACGGGCACTTCTACACCGAACACAACCGTGGGCATCACGTGCGCGTCGCCACGCCGGAAGACCCGGCCAGCTCGCGCCTCGGGGAAAGCTTCTGGGCTTTCCTGCCACGCTCGGTCTGGTTCAGTGCCCGCTCGGCGTGGAACCTGGAACGTGAACGCCTGCGCAAGCTCGGCTTGCCGGCATGGCACTGGCAGAACGGCGTACTCAGCGCCTGGATGTACAGCGTGGTGTTGTGGGGCGCGATGATTTATTGGCTGGGGGCGGCGGTGATTCCGTTCCTGATCATCCAGGGCATCTACGGCTTCTCGCTGCTGGAAGTGGTCAACTACGTCGAGCACTACGGGCTTAAACGCCAGAAGTTGCCCAATGGTCGGTATGAGCGTTGCTCGCCACGGCATTCTTGGAACAGCAACCGTATTGTCACCAATATCTTCCTGTTCCAACTTCAACGGCACTCTGATCACCATGCCAACCCGACCCGTAGTTACCAGTCGTTGCGCCACTTTGATGAATCGCCGCAACTGCCCTATGGCTACGCGAGCATGATTGTCTGGGCATATGTGCCGTACTTGTGGCGCCGCCGCATGGACCATCGTGTACTGAATCATTACGCCGGGGATATCACTTTGACCAACCTTCAACCTTCACAACGGTTGAAGTACCTGGAGAAGTACAGCAACAGCGCCAAACCGTTTTAA